The region aaaggaaaagaatttggCTTTTAATTATACAAATCCATTAAATTAGTCAAATTTCTAGTAAAACATggagtattattttaaaaagtaactaggCCTTAAGTAATTTAAGGAGCAATCTACATTTCTCACTCActgaacaaatatatattgaatgtCTACTGTGTGCCAGTTGCTAGGGTGACAATGATGAAGACCACCTGACAAGGTCTCtttttaatgaatacatttaaaaaaagatttatttacttttagagagaggggaaaggaaagaaaggttgatctgttgcctctcacacacaccgaTAGGGCACCAAAcccgcgacccaggcatgtgtcctgaccagggatcgcaccagtgatcttttgctttgcatgaTGATGCccggccaactgagccacaccggccaggacacAAGGTCTCTTTCTAAGAACGACAGACACTgcatacaaataattttattacagttgtggAGGGGTGATCTATCTGTCCTTTTCAATCTATGACCTCAATCTGTAACTACAGTATCATGATGCTGGCTGGGGTTTGGTAGGAGGAGTTATGTAATATGTAATGATAACTTGTAATGAATGGGTCAAAGAGAACATCTGAGAAGACCTTGAGACTATCTCGAACTTtctaggacaaaaaaaaaaacaaaatgaaaaaatcacccaaaacaAGAGTAGGTTGAAATGAAGCTGGAGAGTTAAGTGGGAACTTAAAAGACTGAAGAATTTAAGCCCTGAGGAGAAGTGGAGAGCCTCACTCTAAAGGTTCAACAGATAATGCAAAGCTCTGAAGGTCATATTCAAATTTCGGATTTAGGAATTAGAAGAGAGTTAGTGGTTAATAATTTAGGTCCCTCACTGACATTAAAATTAGACCACGGGTAATTCAGTTAGTTTCTGAAAGTGGCTTAGAGAATTCTTTTCAGACAAAAGAGAGTTTTGAgttgttttaaaagttatatacaaaaatacattcaCTTATTGAGCACCAGCTATGTACAATGTAATGCATTTCAATATCACCCACCTCTGCCTGAAATCCATGGTCTTTCTAAACTGATGAAGGGTGACCacaaggtagaaaacagacatgaTCGGTAAAGGTACTATCTTAGAGCATAAATACAGGTTTTTGAGCCTTTAGCAACTTTCCAGTAATACCCTGACTGCCCTCTCCACTTTGATAATAAATTTCAGTGTAGTTTCTACGGAAGTCTTTAGGCTTATTCTTCCCTACCATTTTTAGCCCCAGACTGTAACTCCATGTGATGTGGTTTAACTATATTATAAATGGAATGTGAATGAATATGCAATGTCCCAAATAAGATAATGGATATAAAGATTCAGTAAGTATAAAAtctatcttttatttaaaatgaggcATATTCTGAAATACCACAATGTCAAACCCTGAGTATAAGCTGACCCATAAAAACTGCTTTATAATGGAATTTAAGTAACTGCTCTGTaattgacaaaaacaaaaaaagcagagtAGTTATAAATAATTGAATGTCCATATTCATTATTCTAAactaaaaaaatcatgttttttaaGTATCATATTGGAAAATCAATCACTATGAACACCTCAATATAAAAGTAAACATATCAGGGTAAACTAGGTAAAGGGACCACTCTCATTGCAACTTCCtctgaatctataattatttaaaaataaaaaggtttataaAACATTATCTGGGGTATATAAACAGAGAGCATATACATGGGCctgaaaaattacttattttggtTAATGTAGAATGTGATGGTGGACTTAGAGGAAAAAAGCTAAATGATGAAATCTGGAGTAAAATTTTGTATCAGAAGTAATGTAAAATCatggaaaaagaatttaaaacatcaCGTTCAAATACTGGCTCTACCACCCACTTAGAtgggtgaccttggacatatCAGTTAACCTCTCAAGAGTATTATGAAAATCAAATGAGATGTGAAAGTagtttgtaaactgtaaagcCTTGtacaaatgttagctattaattCAAATTTCCCAGCCTTAACTCCTTTTTGTAAAGgactatcttcattttatatcTCATATTCTTTCAACAGAACAAGaacacactttaaaaatggtattcaaacaaaacaaatacagcaaCTCAGTTTATTACATGCAGATTCTTCTGCATTGTTGCTAACAGTTCACTGGTCCAAAATtactaaaatacttaaaaaactatacattatgtaaacaaaacataaataagacAGCATAGTTCTTTGTACATATAGTTTAGTACAGGTTATTAGGGATTTAGGAATATGTACAATTTTACACCATGGACTGCATTTTCAcaatgcataaatatatatatatatatatattttacagaaacaaaaataggTTTCACTAATGACACAGAATACCATATCGTAGGTACACACTGCAAAGTCCAAATTCAAGAAGAAACATGTCTTGAAACAAGAAGAAATGCAAGTGTGCAAAAAGCTAGCTTACTCCAAACTAGTCAAACTTGACTTTGTTCAATCTGTTATACAGACAGGTAAAGCCTGTTTACTTTAAACAACCAACCTCGGAAAACATATACCAACGAGTGAAATGGAACAGATTTTTCCCTCCCCAAGAAAACAAAGCCTTGTTGCAAGCTAataaaaagatacattaaaacacacacacacacacacacacacacaactatgtATAATATGTTTTCAACAGTATAATCAAGTTAAAATTTATGGGAGTCAAAACAATGCCCCATTATTTAAAAACTGGCTCGTTTAGTCTAAATTCAAGATGCAGCTGTGTCAGGCTTCTCTAAGCCAGATGACTGAAAAGCCGGGAAGACAGAGGCAGGATTTCGACTGGCAGATacaatttgagagagagagggagagagtgaagaAACCTTAGATGCTGGAGTACTTATGGTATTCAAAATGGCTCCTTCAGGGCTAACCAACAATTTTTTGACTGAGGTGTCCAAATGAAATACCGAAGTGCTACTTGGCAGTGGAGGATTACTAGAGCAAACGGCAGAAACCAAAGATGTCTTAGCTAAGAGAGAACCTGGAGGAGACTTAATTACTGAAGTCAATGACACCGTTGGCACAGGAGGTGGAACAGAAACTTTAGCAGTTGTGTTTATGATTTGTGATGTTGTATGCACTGGGGGTAGAGAACTTGCATTCCCAAGAGAGTTTACAATTTTTGTAGAGGTTCTTAGAGATTGTTTTACAGGTTGCCCACTTACAGAATTACTTGATACTAGTGTGATCTTCTGGGCAGGATTATCCACCGGGGTAGGCTGAATGCCTTGGCCAGTGTTAAGAACTAAGGGAGGTCCATATTTTGGATTAGTGGATATAAGGAGAACATGGCTGCCAGCTCCAAGACCTTGTGGTGGAACAATAAACCGGGTTCCATTAATCATAATCTGAGTACCAGGTGCCAAAGGTGTACTGGTATTGATGACTATTTTTTGCTGAATACACGGTTCACTGAACTGACCTCCTACCACATTAGTTATATTTGATGGTGCTGTAGCAGTGTGAATAGTAGAGCCGCCTGGAGTAGAACTGTAACTGGAGGTTGATTTTACTAAAGCAGGGGACATCTGCTGGTTTGGCAGAGAAGCAAAACTgggaatattaattattttacctGGACTTGGTGAAAGGGATGGCAATTCAATTTGAGgtttatttgtgtttatatttgtTGGCACTGTAGCTGAAATCCCTGGTGACTGAAACTGGACAGAAGTCCGAGATTGTCTTTTGGAAAGAGATACAGAACGTGTGGCTCCTGATACTGTTGCCCCTTGTGGAACCGTGTTGATTATTTTAGGGGATATAGTCACAGGTGTAGGCAAGGCAACATTAACAGGAATTTGCAAAGCTGATGTCAAACATTTAGGAGACACCGTTGGTTGTGTAGTTGAAATCAGAACAGATGATGCAAGATGTCCTGTTTTCACAGTTGATATAGCCACAGTGTTTCCGAGATTTGATGTGCAAAGTCTATTTGACAAAATAGGCATAATTCTTGACGAGGTATCATTTCCACTGACTAAAATAGGAGGCCGTGTCCCAACTGAAGCAGAGGTTGAGGTCACTGAAAGAGAACCTAAAGATACATTTGCTCCTGTCACTGAAAACATGTTTACTGCTCTTGCTGCAGAAACCACTGATTCATTAACAGGAGTAATATTTTGACTCACAAAATTTGAGCTTACTGGAATTGAATTACCACTTGTTGACACTGGCAAAACAAAGCCCTTGgtacttttttcttctccttttggggTTACATTTTGCAAGATGTTAATTGACGGTATAGCTGACACACTGCCTGGAGTATTTACAATTGCTTGCCCTATGTTTAGTCCAATTTTTACATCTCTTATCTGAGACACAGTTGgtgatgaatttatttttattggtgctCCCACTGTAGATGGAATAAGTAGTATCTGGGGCTGCTCTGGAGTCTTAACATATGTTTTATTCAAGGGGGGAGGAAGAGTTTGTTTTAATGGTTCTGCCACAATAGTTGAAGTGCCACTGGAAATTGGAGCATTAATAAAAACTAATTTCTGCGCAGGAACACCTGTAGGTGTTGGTGCAGGTGTCACATTAATTGCAGTTCCACTGCCAGAAGAAAGAACAGATGGAGCTGACACCAGCATAACTTTCTGAACTGCAGTTCCACTGATTACATCTCcatttgttgctgctgttgcttCTGATCTTGTAACAGGGAAACTTTTGGTGATATAATCTACTTGTTGCTGTTTAGTTGAAGTATGAATAACATTTGCATTGGTTTGTCCAAAATTTCCTGTTGACAGGCCAATTACGCTTACTGAATTACTTGCTGTTGATGGTAGTGGAGTACCAGAGGAAACAGAGGGCTTTAAGGGAGAAGAGGACATGTGTGAAGTCTTATCTATCATGTGGCCCAAATTACCACAAGGTTGGCCTAATGTAAGTGTGAGATTTTTCCCTGTGGATGAATTAAAGCCAGCTGGAATGGAAACAGAAGTAGGGGTTTGGCCAAAAGGTGGGAGACTAGATGTAGTAGTCATTCCAGCCACTGGTGGAAAAGCAGAGGATGATGAAGTTGTTGATTTTGGCACCAGAAATGCCTGAAGCTGAGGAGAAAAAGTGAAAACTGAATTTGAAGATAAACTGTTGGGTGAATTTTGATCTGTATTTGTTTGTACTTTTACAACTCCAGTGTTCCCACCTCGTGTCCTAACAAGAATTGACTGTGAATCCCTTATACACACAGTTTTCAATTCTTGCTTTGCTTCAGAAGAATCAGCAGTTTGTTGTGCAAAACAGTTGAGGGAGCTACTGGGATTTGCAGATCCACTTAGTGTTGTTGCTGATAACAGAGGCTGAACTGTTGAAATTGTGGGTGAAGCAATGGGCTGGGGGAATGAGACTGCTGAGACTGCATTCTTGACTTTTCCTGCCTCACTCTGGCTATTCTTAACTGGTGGTGTCAATAAATTACTTACGGAGGTTACAGGTGACAAAGGCTGTGGTCTAGCACTACTTACATTTGACAAAGGTGTAATCGTCCTGTTGAAAACTGCATTAGGTACATGGGTAGAAGAAACAGTTCCTGTTGACTTCACAAGAACTGATGCTGAAGAAGAGTTTACATTTGCTGTCTGCTGGAAAGATAAACAATGTTGTTCTGTACCTTTTTGTTGAAGTGGTGGTATTTCTTTTGCAACTGCTCTCCCTTCCTTGTGCTGAATCACAAAATTCTTAGGCAAAATGAGAACCTGTTGCATGatcttttctcctgttttagGATCTAGCACTGGTTGCATCTGAATCTTTACAGAGCTGTTATGAAGGTCTATGGGCAACCACTGGCCACAGGGCATTTTGTATACCATCTGTAAAGGACCTTTTTTACTGGTGTGGCAGGTTAATGCTGGCTTTATGGGGCTCACCTCTGGAGGAGATATAACTGACTTTTCCACAGAAGAAGTACTTCTGCCTGTGGAGGGGGGCAGTTGATTTATTAAGGTCACTTTGTTCCCAATATTCTTTGCAAGCAAGGCCTGAATAGGTTTGGTCCCTTTCTGGAGAGTAGACACTGGTGTTGAATCCATTGAGGCAAACGACTCTGGAAACAGTGGCTCTGTGTGGTTTGGTTCATCCAAACAGTCAATCTGCATATCATCTTCTGCATTCTCAACTGTCGTCTCATTTGTGCttaattttgctttcttccttggAGAAAGCTCTTTTGTGCTATCATCCAGATGACTAGTTTGTTTAAACTGTCGCTTAAGTGTTTTAGGCAGTGTCTTCAGTACATCTTTAGAAGGCAATTCCTTTTTCAACAACTTGCTTCTGGCCATAGGAAAATCTATTTCTGACAATTTCA is a window of Desmodus rotundus isolate HL8 chromosome 1, HLdesRot8A.1, whole genome shotgun sequence DNA encoding:
- the BRD10 gene encoding uncharacterized bromodomain-containing protein 10 isoform X1, which gives rise to MKPAEEEERLLPPAEEEDEEEVAAVAPASGPARGRSATSLEDVDDHEEEVAMVVGGGGCKEQELNYELQQGYRILGEFLQEKHRGLTAPFMQPFGGVATREEEAAEGPRSGGRGSRSLPLQPGQGLSLLKMEEKFSSGQYQGITEFVADFRSMLETCYRLHGVDHWMSRQGQKLEMMLEQKLALLSRHLREKTTIAVTSRGYFGLEDEKGTACTSTRRRSTPRSLAGLTSGVFESIMVQVLRQEEQLRAKEEKRLREQERKEAEEASQKEMEEWERKLLAQAAPTCMETMWEIPAIGHFLCLAQQILNLPEIVFYELERCLLMPQCNAFLSKIMTSLLSPPHRRPTLHRRPTLPYRTWEAALRQKVQQWYTVVGQTENPNSCAEKLGLCPQFFKVLGEVSPLEEKPFHELPFQQKVWLLKGLCDFVYETQKEVQDAVLGQPIHECREVILGYDYLENAYVHFPQFCGADVRIYKQRPFQAPEFPIPPIKIQRVPRIKLEKLKCDYFSTSNGEHRCSKEGLPSAFKKEQEINFDPTCCPAKMNLDNHDIPVEREVKSNCEIRIHRPCEIKKTDCCKENLEKPGSPGEVTGFGEPLSPGEIRFIENHERYGEASRVKPEPSPLKENALKSCQIHVNGSHGDHPEINCHKVVRDILLEQSLQSHKKLKLTKMRAKKKKKKKKKLKDVLSENLQRKREGLHSLAFKSYKPEIQNKLLIIKKKAKHKKHKSGKKSISKKAITKKRKTVAKSSTVPEFQLICTNLDELRDLITKIENELKDLENSRKKSGKWYHRRQAVKELHGTLIRLLNELLPWEPKLMKAFQRNRSRLKKDYDDFRRQPDHDKFTRELWTTEEGERDPGKESPKVEIIKSIDSTEPPDILEKDHFDSADMKLSEIDFPMARSKLLKKELPSKDVLKTLPKTLKRQFKQTSHLDDSTKELSPRKKAKLSTNETTVENAEDDMQIDCLDEPNHTEPLFPESFASMDSTPVSTLQKGTKPIQALLAKNIGNKVTLINQLPPSTGRSTSSVEKSVISPPEVSPIKPALTCHTSKKGPLQMVYKMPCGQWLPIDLHNSSVKIQMQPVLDPKTGEKIMQQVLILPKNFVIQHKEGRAVAKEIPPLQQKGTEQHCLSFQQTANVNSSSASVLVKSTGTVSSTHVPNAVFNRTITPLSNVSSARPQPLSPVTSVSNLLTPPVKNSQSEAGKVKNAVSAVSFPQPIASPTISTVQPLLSATTLSGSANPSSSLNCFAQQTADSSEAKQELKTVCIRDSQSILVRTRGGNTGVVKVQTNTDQNSPNSLSSNSVFTFSPQLQAFLVPKSTTSSSSAFPPVAGMTTTSSLPPFGQTPTSVSIPAGFNSSTGKNLTLTLGQPCGNLGHMIDKTSHMSSSPLKPSVSSGTPLPSTASNSVSVIGLSTGNFGQTNANVIHTSTKQQQVDYITKSFPVTRSEATAATNGDVISGTAVQKVMLVSAPSVLSSGSGTAINVTPAPTPTGVPAQKLVFINAPISSGTSTIVAEPLKQTLPPPLNKTYVKTPEQPQILLIPSTVGAPIKINSSPTVSQIRDVKIGLNIGQAIVNTPGSVSAIPSINILQNVTPKGEEKSTKGFVLPVSTSGNSIPVSSNFVSQNITPVNESVVSAARAVNMFSVTGANVSLGSLSVTSTSASVGTRPPILVSGNDTSSRIMPILSNRLCTSNLGNTVAISTVKTGHLASSVLISTTQPTVSPKCLTSALQIPVNVALPTPVTISPKIINTVPQGATVSGATRSVSLSKRQSRTSVQFQSPGISATVPTNINTNKPQIELPSLSPSPGKIINIPSFASLPNQQMSPALVKSTSSYSSTPGGSTIHTATAPSNITNVVGGQFSEPCIQQKIVINTSTPLAPGTQIMINGTRFIVPPQGLGAGSHVLLISTNPKYGPPLVLNTGQGIQPTPVDNPAQKITLVSSNSVSGQPVKQSLRTSTKIVNSLGNASSLPPVHTTSQIINTTAKVSVPPPVPTVSLTSVIKSPPGSLLAKTSLVSAVCSSNPPLPSSTSVFHLDTSVKKLLVSPEGAILNTISTPASKVSSLSPSLSQIVSASRNPASVFPAFQSSGLEKPDTAAS
- the BRD10 gene encoding uncharacterized bromodomain-containing protein 10 isoform X2, whose protein sequence is MKPAEEEERLLPPAEEEDEEEVAAVAPASGPARGRSATSLEDVDDHEEEVAMVVGGGGCKEQELNYELQQGYRILGEFLQEKHRGLTAPFMQPFGGVATREEEAAEGPRSGGRGSRSLPLQPGQGLSLLKMEEKFSSGQYQGITEFVADFRSMLETCYRLHGVDHWMSRQGQKLEMMLEQKLALLSRHLREKTTIAVTSRGYFGLEDEKGTACTSTRRRSTPRSLAGLTSGVFESIMVQVLRQEEQLRAKEEKRLREQERKEAEEASQKEMEEWERKLLAQAAPTCMETMWEIPAIGHFLCLAQQILNLPEIVFYELERCLLMPQCNAFLSKIMTSLLSPPHRRPTLHRRPTLPYRTWEAALRQKVQQWYTVVGQTENPNSCAEKLGLCPQFFKVLGEVSPLEEKPFHELPFQQKVWLLKGLCDFVYETQKEVQDAVLGQPIHECREVILGYDYLENAYVHFPQFCGADVRIYKQRPFQAPEFPIPPIKIQRVPRIKLEKLKCDYFSTSNGEHRCSKEGLPSAFKKEQEINFDPTCCPAKMNLDNHDIPVEREVKSNCEIRIHRPCEIKKTDCCKENLEKPGSPGEVTGFGEPLSPGEIRFIENHERYGEASRVKPEPSPLKENALKSCQIHVNGSHGDHPEINCHKVVRDILLEQSLQSHKKLKLTKMRAKKKKKKKKKLKDVLSENLQRKREGLHSLAFKSYKPEIQNKLLIIKKKAKHKKHKSGKKSISKKAITKKRKTVAKSSTVPEFQGKWYHRRQAVKELHGTLIRLLNELLPWEPKLMKAFQRNRSRLKKDYDDFRRQPDHDKFTRELWTTEEGERDPGKESPKVEIIKSIDSTEPPDILEKDHFDSADMKLSEIDFPMARSKLLKKELPSKDVLKTLPKTLKRQFKQTSHLDDSTKELSPRKKAKLSTNETTVENAEDDMQIDCLDEPNHTEPLFPESFASMDSTPVSTLQKGTKPIQALLAKNIGNKVTLINQLPPSTGRSTSSVEKSVISPPEVSPIKPALTCHTSKKGPLQMVYKMPCGQWLPIDLHNSSVKIQMQPVLDPKTGEKIMQQVLILPKNFVIQHKEGRAVAKEIPPLQQKGTEQHCLSFQQTANVNSSSASVLVKSTGTVSSTHVPNAVFNRTITPLSNVSSARPQPLSPVTSVSNLLTPPVKNSQSEAGKVKNAVSAVSFPQPIASPTISTVQPLLSATTLSGSANPSSSLNCFAQQTADSSEAKQELKTVCIRDSQSILVRTRGGNTGVVKVQTNTDQNSPNSLSSNSVFTFSPQLQAFLVPKSTTSSSSAFPPVAGMTTTSSLPPFGQTPTSVSIPAGFNSSTGKNLTLTLGQPCGNLGHMIDKTSHMSSSPLKPSVSSGTPLPSTASNSVSVIGLSTGNFGQTNANVIHTSTKQQQVDYITKSFPVTRSEATAATNGDVISGTAVQKVMLVSAPSVLSSGSGTAINVTPAPTPTGVPAQKLVFINAPISSGTSTIVAEPLKQTLPPPLNKTYVKTPEQPQILLIPSTVGAPIKINSSPTVSQIRDVKIGLNIGQAIVNTPGSVSAIPSINILQNVTPKGEEKSTKGFVLPVSTSGNSIPVSSNFVSQNITPVNESVVSAARAVNMFSVTGANVSLGSLSVTSTSASVGTRPPILVSGNDTSSRIMPILSNRLCTSNLGNTVAISTVKTGHLASSVLISTTQPTVSPKCLTSALQIPVNVALPTPVTISPKIINTVPQGATVSGATRSVSLSKRQSRTSVQFQSPGISATVPTNINTNKPQIELPSLSPSPGKIINIPSFASLPNQQMSPALVKSTSSYSSTPGGSTIHTATAPSNITNVVGGQFSEPCIQQKIVINTSTPLAPGTQIMINGTRFIVPPQGLGAGSHVLLISTNPKYGPPLVLNTGQGIQPTPVDNPAQKITLVSSNSVSGQPVKQSLRTSTKIVNSLGNASSLPPVHTTSQIINTTAKVSVPPPVPTVSLTSVIKSPPGSLLAKTSLVSAVCSSNPPLPSSTSVFHLDTSVKKLLVSPEGAILNTISTPASKVSSLSPSLSQIVSASRNPASVFPAFQSSGLEKPDTAAS
- the BRD10 gene encoding uncharacterized bromodomain-containing protein 10 isoform X3, encoding MKPAEEEERLLPPAEEEDEEEVAAVAPASGPARGRSATSLEDVDDHEEEVAMVVGGGGCKEQELNYELQQGYRILGEFLQEKHRGLTAPFMQPFGGVATREEEAAEGPRSGGRGSRSLPLQPGQGLSLLKMEEKFSSGQYQGITEFVADFRSMLETCYRLHGVDHWMSRQGQKLEMMLEQKLALLSRLREQERKEAEEASQKEMEEWERKLLAQAAPTCMETMWEIPAIGHFLCLAQQILNLPEIVFYELERCLLMPQCNAFLSKIMTSLLSPPHRRPTLHRRPTLPYRTWEAALRQKVQQWYTVVGQTENPNSCAEKLGLCPQFFKVLGEVSPLEEKPFHELPFQQKVWLLKGLCDFVYETQKEVQDAVLGQPIHECREVILGYDYLENAYVHFPQFCGADVRIYKQRPFQAPEFPIPPIKIQRVPRIKLEKLKCDYFSTSNGEHRCSKEGLPSAFKKEQEINFDPTCCPAKMNLDNHDIPVEREVKSNCEIRIHRPCEIKKTDCCKENLEKPGSPGEVTGFGEPLSPGEIRFIENHERYGEASRVKPEPSPLKENALKSCQIHVNGSHGDHPEINCHKVVRDILLEQSLQSHKKLKLTKMRAKKKKKKKKKLKDVLSENLQRKREGLHSLAFKSYKPEIQNKLLIIKKKAKHKKHKSGKKSISKKAITKKRKTVAKSSTVPEFQLICTNLDELRDLITKIENELKDLENSRKKSGKWYHRRQAVKELHGTLIRLLNELLPWEPKLMKAFQRNRSRLKKDYDDFRRQPDHDKFTRELWTTEEGERDPGKESPKVEIIKSIDSTEPPDILEKDHFDSADMKLSEIDFPMARSKLLKKELPSKDVLKTLPKTLKRQFKQTSHLDDSTKELSPRKKAKLSTNETTVENAEDDMQIDCLDEPNHTEPLFPESFASMDSTPVSTLQKGTKPIQALLAKNIGNKVTLINQLPPSTGRSTSSVEKSVISPPEVSPIKPALTCHTSKKGPLQMVYKMPCGQWLPIDLHNSSVKIQMQPVLDPKTGEKIMQQVLILPKNFVIQHKEGRAVAKEIPPLQQKGTEQHCLSFQQTANVNSSSASVLVKSTGTVSSTHVPNAVFNRTITPLSNVSSARPQPLSPVTSVSNLLTPPVKNSQSEAGKVKNAVSAVSFPQPIASPTISTVQPLLSATTLSGSANPSSSLNCFAQQTADSSEAKQELKTVCIRDSQSILVRTRGGNTGVVKVQTNTDQNSPNSLSSNSVFTFSPQLQAFLVPKSTTSSSSAFPPVAGMTTTSSLPPFGQTPTSVSIPAGFNSSTGKNLTLTLGQPCGNLGHMIDKTSHMSSSPLKPSVSSGTPLPSTASNSVSVIGLSTGNFGQTNANVIHTSTKQQQVDYITKSFPVTRSEATAATNGDVISGTAVQKVMLVSAPSVLSSGSGTAINVTPAPTPTGVPAQKLVFINAPISSGTSTIVAEPLKQTLPPPLNKTYVKTPEQPQILLIPSTVGAPIKINSSPTVSQIRDVKIGLNIGQAIVNTPGSVSAIPSINILQNVTPKGEEKSTKGFVLPVSTSGNSIPVSSNFVSQNITPVNESVVSAARAVNMFSVTGANVSLGSLSVTSTSASVGTRPPILVSGNDTSSRIMPILSNRLCTSNLGNTVAISTVKTGHLASSVLISTTQPTVSPKCLTSALQIPVNVALPTPVTISPKIINTVPQGATVSGATRSVSLSKRQSRTSVQFQSPGISATVPTNINTNKPQIELPSLSPSPGKIINIPSFASLPNQQMSPALVKSTSSYSSTPGGSTIHTATAPSNITNVVGGQFSEPCIQQKIVINTSTPLAPGTQIMINGTRFIVPPQGLGAGSHVLLISTNPKYGPPLVLNTGQGIQPTPVDNPAQKITLVSSNSVSGQPVKQSLRTSTKIVNSLGNASSLPPVHTTSQIINTTAKVSVPPPVPTVSLTSVIKSPPGSLLAKTSLVSAVCSSNPPLPSSTSVFHLDTSVKKLLVSPEGAILNTISTPASKVSSLSPSLSQIVSASRNPASVFPAFQSSGLEKPDTAAS
- the BRD10 gene encoding uncharacterized bromodomain-containing protein 10 isoform X4 — its product is MKPAEEEERLLPPAEEEDEEEVAAVAPASGPARGRSATSLEDVDDHEEEVAMVVGGGGCKEQELNYELQQGYRILGEFLQEKHRGLTAPFMQPFGGVATREEEAAEGPRSGGRGSRSLPLQPGQGLSLLKMEEKFSSGQYQGITEFVADFRSMLETCYRLHGVDHWMSRQGQKLEMMLEQKLALLSRHLREKTTIAVTSRGYFGLEDEKGTACTSTRRRSTPRSLAGLTSGVFESIMVQVLRQEEQLRAKEEKRLREQERKEAEEASQKEMEEWERKLLAQAAPTCMETMWEIPAIGHFLCLAQQILNLPEIVFYELERCLLMPQCNAFLSKIMTSLLSPPHRRPTLHRRPTLPYRTWEAALRQKVQQWYTVVGQTENPNSCAEKLGLCPQFFKVLGEVSPLEEKPFHELPFQQKVWLLKGLCDFVYETQKEVQDAVLGQPIHECREVILGYDYLENAYVHFPQFCGADVRIYKQRPFQAPEFPIPPIKIQRVPRIKLEKLKCDYFSTSNGEHRCSKEGLPSAFKKEQEINFDPTCCPAKMNLDNHDIPVEREVKSNCEIRIHRPCEIKKTDCCKENLEKPGSPGEVTGFGEPLSPGEIRFIENHERYGEASRVKPEPSPLKENALKSCQIHVNGSHGDHPEINCHKVVRDILLEQSLQSHKKLKLTKMRAKKKKKKKKKLKDVLSENLQRKREGLHSLAFKSYKPEIQNKLLIIKKKAKHKKHKSGKKSISKKAITKKRKTVAKSSTVPEFQLICTNLDELRDLITKIENELKDLENSRKKSGKWYHRRQAVKELHGTLIRLLNELLPWEPKLMKAFQRNRSRLKKDYDDFRRQPDHDKFTRELWTTEEGERDPGKESPKVEIIKSIDSTEPPDILEKDHFDSADMKLSEIDFPMARSKLLKKELPSKDVLKTLPKTLKRQFKQTSHLDDSTKELSPRKKAKLSTNETTVENAEDDMQIDCLDEPNHTEPLFPESFASMDSTPVSTLQKGTKPIQALLAKNIGNKVTLINQLPPSTGRSTSSVEKSVISPPEVSPIKPALTCHTSKKGPLQMVYKMPCGQWLPIDLHNSSVKIQMQPVLDPKTGEKIMQQVLILPKNFVIQHKEGRAVAKEIPPLQQKGTEQHCLSFQQTANVNSSSASVLVKSTGTVSSTHVPNAVFNRTITPLSNVSSARPQPLSPVTSVSNLLTPPVKNSQSEAGKVKNAVSAVSFPQPIASPTISTVQPLLSATTLSGSANPSSSLNCFAQQTADSSEAKQELKTVCIRDSQSILVRTRGGNTGVVKVQTNTDQNSPNSLSSNSVFTFSPQLQAFLVPKSTTSSSSAFPPVAGMTTTSSLPPFGQTPTSVSIPAGFNSSTGKNLTLTLGQPCGNLGHMIDKTSHMSSSPLKPSVSSGTPLPSTASNSVSVIGLSTGNFGQTNANVIHTSTKQQQVDYITKSFPVTRSEATAATNGDVISGTAVQKVMLVSAPSVLSSGSGTAINVTPAPTPTGVPAQKLVFINAPISSGTSTIVAEPLKQTLPPPLNKTYVKTPEQPQILLIPSTVGAPIKINSSPTVSQIRDVKIGLNIGQAIVNTPGSVSAIPSINILQNVTPKGEEKSTKGFVLPVSTSGNSIPVSSNFVSQNITPVNESVVSAARAVNMFSVTGANVSLGSLSVTSTSASVGTRPPILVSGNDTSSRIMPILSNRLCTSNLGNTVAISTVKTGHLASSVLISTTQPTVSPKCLTSALQIPVNVALPTPVTISPKIINTVPQGATVSGATRSVSLSKRQSRTSVQFQSPGISATVPTNINTNKPQIELPSLSPSPDISMFRT